Proteins encoded within one genomic window of Streptomyces kaniharaensis:
- a CDS encoding GNAT family N-acetyltransferase, producing the protein MFAVPLAENAELRPLEPWQAPEFLEHIDRARAHTDPWIPWATFSTDLDSARATLQRYADRHNGDSGRIYGIWRDGTLVGGVMFVSFSTRTGVCEIGAWTEPAGEGGGLITAAVRLLLDHAFTTRGLHRAEWWCSSANARSRAVAQRVGMKLDGTLREWFLHNGVRHDKEIWSMLAPEWKPLA; encoded by the coding sequence TTGTTTGCCGTACCGCTCGCCGAGAACGCCGAACTGCGCCCGCTGGAGCCGTGGCAGGCCCCCGAGTTCCTGGAGCACATCGACCGCGCGCGGGCCCACACCGACCCGTGGATCCCCTGGGCCACCTTCTCCACCGACCTCGACTCGGCCCGCGCCACCCTGCAGCGCTACGCCGACCGCCACAACGGCGACTCCGGCCGGATCTACGGCATCTGGCGGGACGGCACGCTGGTCGGCGGCGTGATGTTCGTGTCCTTCAGCACCCGGACCGGAGTCTGCGAGATCGGCGCCTGGACCGAGCCGGCCGGCGAGGGCGGCGGGCTGATCACCGCTGCCGTCCGGCTGCTGCTCGACCACGCCTTCACCACCCGGGGCCTGCACCGCGCCGAGTGGTGGTGCTCCTCCGCCAACGCCCGCAGCCGGGCCGTCGCCCAGCGGGTCGGCATGAAGCTGGACGGCACCCTGCGCGAGTGGTTCCTGCACAACGGGGTCCGCCACGACAAGGAGATCTGGTCGATGCTCGCGCCGGAGTGGAAGCCCCTGGCGTGA
- a CDS encoding TetR/AcrR family transcriptional regulator, protein MTPARGDHDARRSEVSEGVWRVLSSRGFEGLTLRAVAAELGASTGLLTHYFPNKRALLGHALEELDRRSGSRPRRTAPADGSPPPPAGLARLRAALLDVLPLDEAAVAGNRIWVGSWDVALADPELAAAHAGRYGRSREALEGHVADAQRLGELPAGADAAALAAAAQAFVLGLVVQALFAPGEFPPERQTALLDGYLAGLAAG, encoded by the coding sequence ATGACGCCAGCCCGTGGAGACCATGACGCCCGTCGCTCTGAGGTCTCCGAGGGGGTCTGGAGGGTGCTCTCCTCGCGCGGCTTCGAGGGGTTGACCCTGCGTGCGGTGGCCGCCGAACTGGGCGCTTCCACGGGTCTGTTGACGCACTACTTCCCCAACAAGCGGGCGCTGCTGGGCCATGCGCTGGAGGAGCTGGACCGGCGCTCCGGCTCCCGTCCCCGGCGCACCGCCCCCGCCGACGGCAGCCCGCCGCCGCCCGCCGGGCTGGCCCGGCTGCGCGCGGCGCTGCTCGACGTCCTGCCGCTGGACGAGGCGGCCGTGGCCGGCAACCGGATCTGGGTCGGCTCCTGGGACGTCGCCCTCGCCGACCCCGAGCTCGCCGCCGCCCACGCGGGCCGGTACGGGCGCTCGCGCGAGGCGCTGGAGGGGCACGTCGCGGACGCGCAGCGGCTCGGCGAGCTGCCGGCCGGGGCGGACGCGGCCGCGCTCGCGGCGGCCGCGCAGGCCTTCGTGCTGGGGCTGGTGGTGCAGGCGCTGTTCGCGCCCGGGGAGTTCCCGCCGGAGCGGCAGACCGCGCTCCTGGACGGCTACCTGGCCGGGCTGGCCGCGGGCTGA
- a CDS encoding single-stranded DNA-binding protein: MSETQVTVIGNVATEVSYGETGSGVPMATFRLASTERRYDRQRECWMDGDTQWLTVTAWRALAVNLIGSLAKGDPVVVSGRLRVREWVEGELKRTRVEIDARSVGHDLTRGTSAFRWASGVRGHPPAAAGAAGGELGGQPDGEAVPGWIADALAARKASALASATAAGESDAESAGVAAGPCKDGDGVSNKGTEGEAQMAPT; the protein is encoded by the coding sequence ATGAGCGAGACTCAGGTGACGGTGATCGGCAATGTCGCGACGGAAGTGAGCTACGGCGAAACGGGCAGCGGGGTGCCGATGGCCACCTTTCGACTCGCCTCCACCGAGCGGCGGTACGACCGACAGCGGGAGTGCTGGATGGACGGTGACACGCAGTGGCTGACGGTGACGGCCTGGCGGGCGCTGGCGGTGAATCTGATCGGCTCGCTCGCCAAGGGGGATCCGGTGGTGGTGAGCGGCCGGCTGCGGGTGCGGGAGTGGGTCGAGGGGGAGCTCAAGCGCACCCGGGTCGAGATCGACGCGCGATCGGTCGGGCACGATCTCACCCGCGGGACCTCGGCGTTCCGCTGGGCGTCGGGGGTGCGGGGGCATCCGCCGGCCGCTGCCGGGGCGGCCGGCGGGGAGCTCGGCGGGCAGCCCGACGGCGAGGCGGTGCCGGGGTGGATCGCGGACGCCCTGGCGGCGCGCAAGGCGTCCGCGCTGGCCTCGGCGACGGCTGCGGGGGAGTCGGACGCGGAGTCGGCCGGGGTGGCGGCCGGGCCATGCAAAGATGGTGACGGAGTGTCTAATAAGGGAACTGAAGGTGAAGCGCAGATGGCGCCGACCTGA
- a CDS encoding Cys-Gln thioester bond-forming surface protein: protein MLTTSLALGGSLLAAGAAAAAAPGAGVTAVVENTMLGERIDVDGGTVEGGLFTLKTSNGELQTYCIDFGNPVYLDSQAKYQESDWKSSSLGRKDKAQDASKIRWILENSYPQVTDLEKLSTDAGVTGQLSKEDAAAGTQAAIWKFSDGKNATPQSPKAKQLRDYLIGDKNKGIAAEPKPSLTLAPESVSGKSGAKLGPFTLNSSAGQVNLAVSGAAADKVKVLDKDGKQVGGALNGPIAKDTQLFLDVPAGTPDGAATLTASADTVVPSGRVFLSEGYTPERHSQTMILAGSSKLSVSATAKATWKQGKGALLDSTAQVECENSGVRVTVANGGDEAGTVTVKPGKDLTVQPGKTESVVVPVTNKAAYDITVTGPNGYTNNFKGILDCKGTGTPTPGPSTPTTSATPTTPGTPSTSASTPAGHPTPAPTSTAPGTGGLAQTGANDSTPLVAGVAGALVVAGGAAVFFLRRRGRHGGNAA, encoded by the coding sequence ATGCTCACGACCAGCCTCGCCCTGGGCGGGAGTCTGCTCGCGGCCGGTGCGGCGGCTGCGGCCGCACCGGGTGCCGGCGTGACCGCCGTCGTCGAGAACACCATGCTCGGCGAGAGGATCGACGTCGACGGCGGCACCGTCGAGGGCGGTCTGTTCACCCTCAAGACGTCCAACGGTGAACTCCAGACCTACTGCATCGACTTCGGCAACCCGGTGTACCTCGACAGCCAGGCGAAGTACCAGGAGTCGGACTGGAAGTCGAGCTCGCTCGGTCGCAAGGACAAGGCGCAGGACGCCTCCAAGATCCGCTGGATCCTGGAGAACTCCTACCCGCAGGTCACCGACCTGGAGAAGCTGTCCACGGACGCCGGCGTCACCGGCCAGCTGAGCAAGGAGGACGCCGCGGCCGGCACCCAGGCCGCGATCTGGAAGTTCTCGGACGGCAAGAACGCCACCCCGCAGAGCCCCAAGGCCAAGCAGCTGCGCGACTACCTGATCGGCGACAAGAACAAGGGCATCGCCGCCGAGCCCAAGCCCTCGCTGACCCTCGCCCCGGAGTCCGTCTCCGGCAAGTCGGGCGCCAAGCTCGGCCCGTTCACGCTCAACTCCAGCGCCGGCCAGGTGAACCTGGCGGTGTCCGGTGCCGCCGCCGACAAGGTCAAGGTGCTCGACAAGGACGGCAAGCAGGTCGGCGGCGCCCTGAACGGCCCGATCGCCAAGGACACCCAGCTCTTCCTGGACGTCCCGGCCGGCACTCCGGACGGCGCGGCCACCCTGACCGCCTCGGCCGACACCGTCGTGCCCAGCGGCCGGGTCTTCCTCAGCGAGGGCTACACCCCCGAGCGGCACAGCCAGACCATGATCCTGGCCGGTTCCAGCAAGCTCAGCGTGAGCGCCACCGCCAAGGCCACCTGGAAGCAGGGCAAGGGCGCGCTGCTCGACAGCACCGCCCAGGTCGAGTGCGAGAACTCCGGCGTCCGCGTTACCGTCGCCAACGGCGGCGACGAGGCCGGCACCGTCACGGTGAAGCCGGGCAAGGACCTGACCGTCCAGCCGGGCAAGACCGAGAGCGTGGTCGTCCCGGTCACCAACAAGGCCGCCTACGACATCACCGTCACCGGCCCGAACGGCTACACCAACAACTTCAAGGGCATCCTGGACTGCAAGGGCACCGGCACGCCGACCCCCGGCCCGTCCACCCCGACCACGAGCGCCACCCCGACCACCCCGGGCACCCCGTCGACCTCGGCCAGCACCCCCGCCGGTCACCCGACCCCGGCTCCCACCAGCACCGCCCCGGGTACCGGCGGTCTGGCCCAGACCGGTGCCAATGACTCCACCCCGCTGGTGGCGGGCGTCGCCGGCGCCCTGGTCGTCGCCGGTGGTGCCGCGGTCTTCTTCCTGCGTCGCCGCGGCCGCCACGGTGGCAACGCCGCCTGA
- the ettA gene encoding energy-dependent translational throttle protein EttA has product MAEYIYTMRKVRKAHGDKVILDDVTLSFLPGAKIGVVGPNGAGKSTVLKMMAGLEQPSNGDAFLSPGFTVGMLLQEPPLDESKTVLENVEDGVKEIKGKLNRFNEIAELMATDYSDELLDEMGKLQEDLDHANAWDLDAQLEQAMDALGCPPGDWAVTKLSGGEKRRVALCKLLLEAPDLLLLDEPTNHLDAESVNWLEQHLAKYAGTVVAVTHDRYFLDNVAGWILELDRGRAIGYEGNYSTYLETKQSRLKVEGQKDAKRAKRLKEELEWVRSNAKGRQAKSKARLARYEEMAAEADKMRKLDFEEIQIPPGPRLGNVVIEVENLNKAFGEKVLIDDLSFTLPRNGIVGIIGPNGAGKTTLFKMLQDLETPDSGTVKVGDTVKISYVDQTRSNIDPKKTLWEVVSDGLDWINVGQVEMPSRAYVSAFGFKGPDQQKPAGVLSGGERNRLNLALTLKQGGNLLLLDEPTNDLDVETLSSLENALLEFPGCAVVISHDRWFLDRVATHILAYEGESKWFWFEGNFESYEKNKIERLGADAARPHRATYKKLTRG; this is encoded by the coding sequence GTGGCGGAATACATCTACACGATGCGCAAGGTGCGCAAGGCGCACGGAGACAAGGTCATCCTTGACGACGTGACGCTCAGCTTCCTCCCCGGAGCGAAGATCGGCGTCGTGGGCCCCAACGGCGCGGGTAAGTCCACCGTGCTCAAGATGATGGCCGGCCTGGAGCAGCCCTCCAACGGCGACGCCTTCCTCTCGCCCGGCTTCACCGTCGGCATGCTGCTCCAGGAGCCGCCGCTCGACGAGTCCAAGACCGTCCTGGAGAACGTCGAGGACGGCGTCAAGGAGATCAAGGGGAAGCTCAACCGCTTCAACGAGATCGCCGAGCTGATGGCCACCGACTACTCGGACGAACTGCTCGACGAGATGGGCAAGCTCCAGGAGGACCTGGACCACGCCAACGCCTGGGACCTGGACGCCCAGCTGGAGCAGGCCATGGACGCCCTGGGCTGCCCGCCCGGCGACTGGGCCGTCACCAAGCTCTCCGGTGGTGAGAAGCGCCGCGTCGCGCTCTGCAAGCTGCTGCTGGAGGCCCCCGACCTGCTGCTGCTCGACGAGCCCACCAACCACCTGGACGCCGAGTCGGTGAACTGGCTGGAGCAGCACCTGGCCAAGTACGCGGGCACCGTCGTCGCCGTCACCCACGACCGGTACTTCCTGGACAACGTGGCCGGCTGGATCCTGGAGCTCGACCGCGGCCGCGCCATCGGCTACGAGGGCAACTACTCCACCTACCTGGAGACCAAGCAGTCCCGTCTCAAGGTCGAGGGGCAGAAGGACGCCAAGCGCGCCAAGCGCCTCAAGGAAGAGCTGGAGTGGGTCCGCTCCAACGCCAAGGGCCGCCAGGCGAAGTCCAAGGCCCGCCTGGCCCGCTACGAGGAGATGGCGGCCGAGGCCGACAAGATGCGGAAGCTGGACTTCGAGGAGATCCAGATCCCGCCGGGCCCGCGCCTGGGCAACGTCGTCATCGAGGTCGAGAACCTCAACAAGGCCTTCGGCGAGAAGGTCCTGATCGACGACCTCAGCTTCACCCTGCCGCGCAACGGCATCGTCGGCATCATCGGCCCGAACGGCGCCGGCAAGACCACCCTGTTCAAGATGCTCCAGGACCTGGAGACCCCGGACAGCGGCACGGTCAAGGTCGGCGACACCGTCAAGATCAGCTACGTCGACCAGACCCGCTCCAACATCGACCCGAAGAAGACCCTCTGGGAGGTCGTCTCCGACGGTCTGGACTGGATCAACGTCGGCCAGGTCGAGATGCCTTCCCGCGCCTACGTGTCGGCCTTCGGCTTCAAGGGCCCGGACCAGCAGAAGCCGGCCGGCGTGCTCTCCGGCGGTGAGCGCAACCGCCTGAACCTCGCGCTCACCCTCAAGCAGGGCGGCAACCTGCTGCTCCTCGACGAGCCCACCAACGACCTCGACGTCGAGACGCTCTCCTCGCTGGAGAACGCCCTGCTGGAGTTCCCCGGCTGCGCCGTGGTCATCTCCCACGACCGCTGGTTCCTCGACCGGGTGGCCACCCACATCCTCGCCTACGAGGGCGAGAGCAAGTGGTTCTGGTTCGAGGGCAACTTCGAGTCGTACGAGAAGAACAAGATCGAGCGGCTGGGCGCCGACGCCGCCCGTCCGCACCGGGCCACCTACAAGAAGCTGACCCGAGGCTGA
- a CDS encoding acyl-CoA thioesterase: MARHIYACPLRWSDMDAFGHVNNAVFVRYLEEARIDFMFTRAAEAGAGEFAGGSVVARHEIDYKRPLVHRPEPVTIETWVTKIGVASLTVAYEIKDTAEDGSDLVYVRASTVVVPYDLAEQRPRRISGVEREFLGRFMDEPLLNAKGAAAVTAV, from the coding sequence GTGGCCCGCCACATCTACGCCTGCCCGCTTCGCTGGTCCGACATGGACGCCTTCGGGCACGTCAACAACGCGGTCTTCGTGCGCTACCTGGAGGAGGCCCGGATCGACTTCATGTTCACCCGGGCCGCCGAGGCCGGCGCAGGGGAGTTCGCGGGCGGGTCGGTCGTGGCACGCCACGAGATCGACTACAAGCGGCCGTTGGTGCACCGGCCGGAGCCGGTCACCATCGAGACCTGGGTGACCAAGATCGGCGTCGCCTCGCTGACCGTGGCGTACGAGATCAAGGACACCGCCGAGGACGGCAGCGACCTCGTCTACGTCCGGGCGTCCACCGTGGTCGTCCCCTACGACCTGGCCGAGCAGCGCCCGCGCCGGATCTCCGGGGTGGAGCGGGAGTTCCTCGGCCGCTTCATGGACGAGCCCCTCCTGAACGCGAAGGGTGCGGCGGCCGTCACCGCCGTCTGA
- a CDS encoding globin — protein MNEIRRGTLSEETFFDQVGGEPTFRRLVHRFYQGVAEDELLRPMYPEEDLGPAEERLALFLMQYWGGPRTYSEHRGHPRLRMRHVPFKVDRAAHDAWLAHMRAAVDDLALPAEAERQLWDYLTYAAASMINTEG, from the coding sequence GTGAATGAGATCCGGCGTGGCACGCTCAGCGAGGAGACCTTCTTCGACCAGGTCGGCGGCGAACCGACCTTCCGGCGGCTGGTGCACCGGTTCTACCAGGGCGTCGCCGAGGACGAGTTGCTGCGGCCGATGTACCCGGAGGAGGACCTCGGCCCGGCCGAGGAGCGGCTGGCGCTGTTCCTGATGCAGTACTGGGGCGGACCGCGCACCTACAGCGAGCACCGCGGCCACCCGCGGCTGCGGATGCGGCACGTGCCGTTCAAGGTGGACCGCGCGGCGCACGACGCCTGGCTCGCGCACATGCGCGCCGCGGTGGACGACCTCGCCCTGCCCGCCGAGGCCGAACGGCAGCTGTGGGACTACCTCACCTACGCCGCCGCCTCGATGATCAACACCGAGGGCTAG
- a CDS encoding ABC transporter permease encodes MTATTSTEPKVPAPRGGSTGAGTERERVSAFWSLSRAMLLSMKRDRTATFFILLFPLVFLVFFGTVTKGAGSPHAKVAQVGAVKLFDSMQGGDRAGLDTVLTITRTDDESATLEKVRKGDFDAMIEQGPDGRVELRFSASDAVRAGAVQGILNSVIQSANQKATGQPPAYVLDAQQVEDKSLKPIQFLTPGLLGWAIATGAVFGASLTLVGWRKSKVLRRLRLAPVSAGAVICSRIVVSLMTAFLQTTVFLVVATSFFGLKLTGNWWLIIPLVACATLAFMSIGLLAGSVAKTEEAANGISQIIVLPMSFLSGSFFPLDDAPAWLKTVSEVMPLKHLVTASQSVLTRGGGVMDALPTMGGLLLFAAVLTGIAWKLFKWEDA; translated from the coding sequence ATGACCGCCACCACCTCCACCGAGCCGAAGGTCCCCGCCCCGCGCGGCGGTTCGACCGGCGCCGGCACCGAGCGGGAGCGGGTCAGCGCGTTCTGGAGCCTGTCCCGCGCGATGCTGCTGTCGATGAAGCGCGACCGCACCGCGACCTTCTTCATCCTGCTGTTCCCGCTGGTGTTCCTGGTGTTCTTCGGCACCGTGACGAAGGGCGCCGGCAGCCCGCACGCCAAGGTGGCGCAGGTCGGCGCGGTGAAGCTGTTCGACTCCATGCAGGGCGGCGACCGGGCCGGGCTGGACACGGTCCTCACGATCACCAGGACCGACGACGAGTCGGCCACGCTGGAGAAGGTCCGCAAGGGCGACTTCGACGCGATGATCGAGCAAGGCCCGGACGGCAGGGTCGAGCTGCGCTTCAGCGCCTCCGACGCGGTCCGCGCCGGCGCGGTCCAGGGCATCCTCAACTCGGTGATCCAGAGCGCCAACCAGAAGGCGACCGGCCAGCCGCCGGCCTACGTGCTGGACGCCCAGCAGGTCGAGGACAAGTCGCTCAAGCCGATCCAGTTCCTCACCCCCGGCCTGCTCGGCTGGGCGATCGCCACCGGCGCGGTGTTCGGCGCCTCGCTGACCCTGGTCGGGTGGCGCAAGTCGAAGGTGCTGCGCCGGCTGCGGCTCGCCCCGGTGAGCGCGGGTGCGGTCATCTGCTCGCGGATCGTGGTCTCGCTGATGACCGCGTTCCTCCAGACCACCGTGTTCCTGGTGGTCGCCACGAGCTTCTTCGGGCTCAAGCTCACCGGCAACTGGTGGCTGATCATCCCGCTGGTGGCCTGCGCGACGCTCGCCTTCATGTCGATCGGCCTGCTGGCCGGTTCGGTCGCCAAGACCGAGGAGGCGGCCAACGGCATCTCGCAGATCATCGTGCTGCCGATGTCCTTCCTGTCCGGTTCGTTCTTCCCGCTGGACGACGCGCCGGCCTGGCTGAAGACCGTCTCCGAGGTCATGCCGCTGAAGCACCTGGTGACGGCCTCGCAGTCGGTGCTGACCCGCGGCGGCGGCGTCATGGACGCCCTGCCGACCATGGGCGGCCTGCTGCTCTTCGCGGCCGTGCTGACCGGCATCGCCTGGAAGCTGTTCAAGTGGGAGGACGCGTAG
- a CDS encoding ABC transporter ATP-binding protein, protein MTAAISADGIRQRYGDVQAVDGVSLTVEAGEFYGILGPNGAGKTTTMEILEGVRKPDEGRVELLGMAPWPRNPKLLPRIGVQFQASAFFRKLTARETIHTFASFYGVGPKRADAMLERVGLSDKAGVMTDQMSGGQAQRLSIACALAHDPELVFLDEPTTGLDPQARRNLWDLLRDINSEGRTVVLTTHYLDEAEVLCDRVSIMDHGKILHTGAPAALIREIDDTVRISVASGQLSVDRARELLTAAGAEIATLEDDTVSLSVSTRLPAPVLSVLAEQNALRGLEVRGATLEDVFLQLTGREYRA, encoded by the coding sequence ATGACTGCAGCTATATCCGCTGATGGCATCCGTCAGCGGTACGGGGATGTGCAGGCCGTCGACGGGGTGTCACTCACCGTCGAGGCCGGCGAGTTCTACGGGATCCTGGGCCCCAACGGCGCCGGGAAGACCACCACCATGGAGATCCTGGAAGGGGTCCGGAAGCCAGACGAGGGCCGGGTCGAGCTCCTCGGGATGGCGCCCTGGCCGCGCAATCCGAAACTGCTGCCGCGCATCGGCGTGCAGTTCCAGGCCTCCGCGTTCTTCCGGAAACTGACGGCCCGGGAGACCATCCACACCTTCGCGTCGTTCTACGGGGTCGGCCCCAAGCGGGCCGATGCGATGCTGGAGCGGGTGGGCCTGTCCGACAAGGCCGGCGTGATGACCGACCAGATGTCCGGCGGCCAGGCGCAGCGCCTGTCGATCGCCTGCGCACTGGCCCACGACCCGGAGCTCGTCTTCCTGGACGAGCCCACCACCGGCCTCGACCCGCAGGCCCGCCGCAACCTCTGGGACCTCCTGCGGGACATCAACTCCGAGGGCCGCACGGTCGTCCTGACCACCCACTACCTGGACGAGGCCGAGGTCCTCTGCGACCGGGTCTCGATCATGGACCACGGGAAGATCCTGCACACCGGTGCCCCGGCGGCGCTGATCCGCGAGATCGACGACACCGTCCGGATCAGCGTGGCCTCCGGCCAGCTGTCGGTCGACCGGGCCCGCGAGTTGCTCACCGCGGCCGGCGCCGAGATCGCCACGCTGGAGGACGACACCGTCTCGCTCTCCGTCTCCACCCGCCTCCCGGCCCCGGTCCTGAGCGTCCTGGCCGAGCAGAACGCGCTGCGCGGCCTCGAGGTGCGCGGCGCCACCCTGGAGGACGTCTTCCTCCAGCTGACCGGACGGGAGTACCGCGCATGA
- a CDS encoding FHA domain-containing protein produces MPPGAVPPGAMPGAVPPPPPGAVPPPAAQAFPDLTEGLVICPICRSPQTGRFCEECGYDYDLSTPSRRQAPAAGMGAPVPPPVGPPAPLNIPAAYGGTAPPAEPDGVQLPVQQPQAPAPAHTYGYPPSEGAFPEAPGREDSGPVYAGTGNRDFGTSFNLAPPMPPYPQPEAAQPQPQPVRTNWIAVVTADREYFTEMMARSGPEAAGLFFPPYCPERRIPLTGRGQLRIGRRSQHRGTVPEIDLSVPPEDPGASHQHALLAEQADGSWVLVDQDSTNGTTMNGGPEPVAPHVAVPLNDGDRIHVGAWTTITVHRA; encoded by the coding sequence ATGCCTCCGGGCGCCGTCCCGCCGGGCGCGATGCCGGGTGCCGTGCCGCCGCCCCCGCCGGGGGCCGTCCCGCCGCCCGCCGCGCAGGCCTTCCCGGACCTCACCGAGGGCCTGGTGATCTGCCCGATCTGCCGCAGCCCGCAGACCGGCCGGTTCTGCGAGGAGTGCGGGTACGACTACGACCTGTCCACGCCCTCGCGCCGCCAGGCCCCGGCCGCCGGCATGGGCGCCCCGGTGCCGCCGCCGGTCGGGCCGCCGGCCCCGCTGAACATCCCGGCGGCGTACGGCGGCACCGCCCCGCCGGCCGAGCCGGACGGCGTCCAGCTGCCCGTCCAGCAGCCGCAGGCTCCCGCGCCCGCCCACACCTACGGCTACCCTCCTTCGGAAGGCGCGTTCCCCGAGGCCCCCGGTCGTGAGGACTCCGGCCCGGTCTACGCCGGCACGGGCAACCGCGACTTCGGCACCTCGTTCAACCTGGCCCCGCCGATGCCACCGTACCCGCAGCCCGAGGCCGCGCAGCCGCAGCCGCAGCCGGTGCGGACCAACTGGATCGCGGTGGTCACCGCCGACCGCGAGTACTTCACCGAGATGATGGCCCGCAGCGGCCCCGAGGCGGCCGGCCTGTTCTTCCCGCCGTACTGCCCCGAGCGCCGCATCCCGCTGACCGGCCGCGGCCAGCTGCGGATCGGCCGGCGCAGCCAGCACCGCGGCACCGTGCCGGAGATCGATCTGTCGGTGCCGCCGGAGGACCCGGGCGCCTCGCACCAGCACGCGCTGCTCGCCGAACAGGCCGACGGCAGCTGGGTGCTGGTCGACCAGGACTCCACCAACGGCACGACGATGAACGGCGGCCCCGAGCCGGTCGCCCCGCACGTCGCCGTGCCGCTGAACGACGGAGACCGGATCCACGTCGGCGCCTGGACCACCATCACGGTGCACCGCGCCTGA
- a CDS encoding VWA domain-containing protein: MATLAKPNLPRFDVDIFQNEFLADGAREVNAIVTVTATGGGTSGGRPLGIADAGPQGTDAATAVVILVDCSGSMDYPKTKINGAREATAAAIDALRDGTAFAVVAGTHEARDIYPGDGTLAIASGTTRDHAKEALRRLTAAGGTAMGTWLAKADKLFLTRRDIPIRHAILLTDGKNEHESAAELEKAIERVTGHFTADCRGVGTDWKIDELRRISSALLGTVDIVAEPAGLADDFRSMMAGAMGKQVADVALRIWTPANATVKFVKQVAPSVEDLTARRTEAGPRAGDYPTGSWGDESRDYHVCVEVPAAPIGNEMLAARISLVLPPQAGGTPEVLSQGLVKAVWTDDLASSTRISPQVAHYTGQAELASSIQEGLEAHRAGDVDTATAKLGAAVRIAHATGNDGTFKLLQKVVDVVDAKEGTVRFRKNVSEADSMTLETRSTKTVRVKK; this comes from the coding sequence ATGGCAACACTGGCTAAGCCGAACCTGCCCAGGTTCGACGTGGACATCTTCCAGAACGAGTTCCTCGCCGACGGCGCCCGCGAGGTCAACGCCATCGTCACCGTCACCGCGACCGGCGGCGGCACCTCCGGCGGCCGTCCGCTCGGCATCGCCGACGCCGGACCGCAGGGCACCGACGCCGCGACCGCCGTGGTCATCCTGGTCGACTGCTCGGGCTCGATGGACTACCCGAAGACCAAGATCAACGGTGCCCGCGAGGCCACCGCCGCCGCCATCGACGCGCTGCGCGACGGCACCGCCTTCGCCGTCGTCGCCGGCACCCACGAGGCCCGCGACATCTACCCCGGCGACGGCACCCTCGCGATCGCCTCCGGCACCACCCGCGACCACGCCAAGGAGGCGCTGCGGCGGCTCACAGCCGCCGGCGGCACCGCCATGGGCACCTGGCTGGCCAAGGCCGACAAGCTCTTCCTGACCCGCCGGGACATCCCGATCCGGCACGCCATCCTGCTCACCGACGGCAAGAACGAGCACGAGTCGGCGGCCGAGCTGGAGAAGGCCATCGAGCGCGTCACCGGCCACTTCACCGCGGACTGCCGCGGCGTCGGCACCGACTGGAAGATCGACGAACTGCGCAGGATCTCCTCCGCGCTGCTCGGCACCGTCGACATCGTCGCCGAACCCGCGGGCCTGGCCGACGACTTCCGCTCGATGATGGCCGGCGCGATGGGCAAGCAGGTCGCCGACGTCGCCCTGCGGATCTGGACCCCGGCCAACGCCACCGTCAAGTTCGTCAAGCAGGTCGCCCCCTCCGTCGAGGACCTCACCGCCCGGCGCACCGAGGCCGGACCGCGGGCCGGCGACTACCCGACCGGCTCCTGGGGCGACGAGAGCCGCGACTACCACGTCTGCGTCGAGGTCCCGGCCGCCCCGATCGGCAACGAGATGCTCGCCGCCCGGATCAGCCTGGTGCTGCCCCCGCAGGCCGGCGGCACCCCCGAGGTGCTCTCCCAGGGCCTGGTCAAGGCCGTCTGGACGGACGACCTGGCCTCCTCCACCCGGATCAGCCCGCAGGTCGCCCACTACACCGGGCAGGCCGAGCTCGCCTCCTCCATCCAGGAGGGCCTGGAGGCGCACCGCGCCGGGGACGTCGACACCGCGACGGCCAAGCTGGGCGCCGCCGTCCGCATCGCGCACGCGACCGGGAACGACGGCACCTTCAAGCTGCTCCAGAAGGTGGTGGACGTCGTCGACGCGAAGGAGGGTACGGTTCGGTTCCGTAAGAACGTGAGCGAGGCCGACTCGATGACCCTCGAGACCCGGTCGACCAAGACGGTACGTGTGAAGAAGTGA